The Streptomyces kanamyceticus genome window below encodes:
- the valS gene encoding valine--tRNA ligase has protein sequence MTNAAPRPSGAPDKPVLDGLEAKWSRRWDESGVFAFDRSRHRDEIFSIDTPPPTVSGSLHVGHVFSYTHTDTIARYQRMRGREVFYPMGWDDNGLPTERRVQNHFGVRCDPALPYDPDFAPPERPGKRQLPVSRRNFIELCERLTVQDEQVFEELWRALGLSVDWSHSYQTIDADARATSQLAFLENLARGEAYVAEAPTLWDVTFRTAVAQAELEDRERPGAFHRIAFRSTEGRTVLIDTTRPELLPACVALVAHPDDERYQDLFGTTVRTPLFDVEVPVVAHPLAARDKGTGAAMICTFGDTTDVTWWRELRLATRPVIGWDGRFRAEPPSGVEAPEAVAAYAKLAGATAHTARERVVEMLRASGDLRGEPRAVTHAVKFFEKGDKPLEIVTTRQWYVRNGGRDSALRDQLLDRGAELTWHPPHMRVRYENWVGGLNGDWLISRQRFFGVPIPVWYPLDGDAEPDHDHPIVPDLSALPVDPSAETPPGYEAAQRGEPHGFSGDPDVMDTWATSSLTPQIAGKWLTDPDLFARVFPMDLRPQSHEIIRTWLFATVLRAHTGHEALPWRHASISGWILDPDRKKMSKSRGNVVTPGHLLQEHGSDAVRYWAASGRPGTDTAFDTGQMKIGRRLAMKLLNVGRFVLSIGDVPEGAAATEPLDRALLAALASTVEEATAAFDAFDYARALERTEQLFWRFCDDYVELVKARAYGDHGDAAATGSARAALRTALDVLLRLFAPVLPFVTEEVWSWWREGSVHRAAWPDASALRDHAGDAAVLTTASEVIAAVRRAKSQARVSMRAEVAKATITAPSATLDRFAAAREDVRAAGRIGSVELREAEGGLRVEVAF, from the coding sequence ATGACGAATGCCGCTCCCCGTCCTTCCGGGGCCCCCGACAAGCCCGTCCTCGACGGGCTCGAAGCGAAATGGTCGAGGCGCTGGGACGAGTCGGGCGTATTCGCCTTCGACCGGTCGAGGCACCGGGACGAGATCTTCTCCATCGACACCCCGCCGCCCACCGTCAGCGGTTCGCTGCACGTCGGCCACGTCTTCTCGTACACGCACACCGACACCATCGCCCGCTACCAGCGCATGCGCGGCAGGGAAGTCTTCTATCCCATGGGGTGGGACGACAACGGACTGCCGACCGAGCGCCGTGTCCAGAACCACTTCGGCGTCCGCTGCGACCCCGCCCTGCCGTACGACCCGGACTTCGCCCCGCCCGAGCGGCCGGGCAAGCGGCAGCTGCCCGTCTCCCGGCGGAACTTCATCGAGCTGTGCGAGCGGCTCACCGTCCAGGACGAGCAGGTCTTCGAGGAGCTGTGGCGTGCGCTCGGCCTGTCCGTCGACTGGTCGCACAGCTACCAGACAATCGACGCGGACGCCCGTGCCACCTCGCAGCTCGCGTTCCTGGAGAACCTCGCGCGCGGTGAGGCCTACGTCGCCGAGGCCCCGACGCTGTGGGACGTCACGTTCCGCACGGCGGTCGCCCAGGCGGAGCTGGAGGACAGGGAGCGGCCCGGCGCGTTCCACAGGATCGCCTTCCGCAGCACGGAAGGCCGTACGGTCCTGATCGACACCACCCGCCCCGAGCTCCTGCCCGCCTGCGTCGCGCTGGTCGCGCACCCGGACGACGAGCGCTACCAGGACCTGTTCGGCACGACGGTCCGCACCCCGCTCTTCGACGTCGAGGTCCCCGTGGTCGCCCACCCCCTCGCCGCGCGGGACAAGGGCACCGGCGCCGCGATGATCTGCACGTTCGGCGACACCACCGATGTCACGTGGTGGCGCGAACTGCGGCTCGCCACGCGCCCGGTGATCGGCTGGGACGGCCGCTTCCGCGCCGAGCCGCCGAGCGGCGTCGAGGCACCGGAGGCCGTCGCGGCGTACGCGAAGCTGGCGGGCGCCACCGCGCACACCGCCCGGGAGCGCGTCGTCGAGATGCTCCGCGCGAGCGGCGACCTCCGGGGCGAGCCGCGCGCCGTCACCCACGCGGTGAAGTTCTTCGAGAAGGGCGACAAGCCCCTGGAGATCGTCACCACCCGCCAGTGGTACGTCCGCAACGGCGGCAGGGACAGCGCCCTGCGCGATCAACTCCTCGACCGGGGAGCAGAGTTGACCTGGCATCCGCCGCACATGCGGGTCCGCTACGAGAACTGGGTCGGCGGGCTCAACGGCGACTGGCTGATCAGCCGTCAGCGCTTCTTCGGCGTCCCCATCCCCGTCTGGTACCCGCTGGACGGCGACGCGGAGCCCGACCACGACCACCCGATCGTCCCCGACCTCTCGGCGCTCCCCGTCGACCCGAGCGCGGAGACGCCGCCCGGGTACGAGGCGGCCCAGCGCGGCGAGCCGCACGGCTTCAGCGGCGACCCGGACGTCATGGACACCTGGGCGACGTCGTCGCTCACGCCGCAGATCGCCGGGAAGTGGCTCACCGACCCCGACCTGTTCGCCCGGGTCTTCCCGATGGACCTGCGCCCCCAGTCCCACGAGATCATCCGCACCTGGCTGTTCGCCACGGTCCTGCGCGCCCACACCGGGCACGAGGCGCTGCCCTGGCGGCACGCGTCGATCTCCGGCTGGATCCTGGACCCCGACCGCAAGAAGATGTCGAAGTCCCGGGGCAATGTGGTCACCCCGGGCCACCTCCTCCAGGAGCACGGCTCGGACGCGGTCCGCTACTGGGCGGCGAGCGGCCGCCCCGGCACGGACACGGCCTTCGACACCGGCCAGATGAAGATCGGCCGCCGCCTCGCCATGAAGCTGCTCAACGTCGGCAGGTTCGTCCTGAGCATCGGCGACGTCCCCGAGGGCGCGGCCGCCACCGAGCCGCTCGACCGCGCGCTGCTCGCCGCGCTCGCCTCGACCGTCGAGGAGGCCACCGCGGCCTTCGACGCCTTCGACTACGCCCGCGCGCTGGAACGTACGGAACAGCTCTTCTGGCGCTTCTGCGACGACTACGTCGAACTGGTCAAGGCCCGCGCGTACGGCGACCACGGCGACGCGGCCGCCACCGGCTCGGCACGGGCGGCCCTGCGCACGGCGCTCGACGTCCTGCTGCGCCTGTTCGCGCCCGTCCTGCCGTTCGTCACGGAGGAGGTCTGGTCGTGGTGGCGCGAGGGCTCGGTGCACCGAGCCGCCTGGCCTGACGCGTCCGCGCTGCGGGACCACGCGGGCGACGCGGCGGTCCTGACCACGGCGTCCGAGGTCATCGCGGCGGTCCGCAGGGCCAAGTCGCAGGCGCGGGTGTCGATGCGCGCGGAGGTCGCCAAGGCGACGATCACGGCACCGAGCGCGACGCTCGACCGCTTCGCGGCGGCGCGGGAGGACGTCCGGGCGGCTGGCCGGATCGGATCGGTGGAACTGCGGGAGGCGGAGGGCGGCCTACGGGTCGAGGTGGCGTTCTAG
- a CDS encoding phosphocholine-specific phospholipase C, with amino-acid sequence MPELNRRRFMQLAGGTATFAMLNQRIARAASLPARRATGTIKDVEHVVVLMQENRSFDHYFGTMKGVRGFGDPRPVTLPSGKPVWNQSGGGKEVLPFHPDAEDLGMQFIAGLDHDWAGGHSAFAGGAYDNWINAKSERTMAYLKRDDIPFHYALADAFTVCDDYHCSFMGATDPNRYYMLSGHVGNDGKGGGPVLGNQEAGYDWTTYAERLEQAGVSWKVYQDIGDGLDAAGKWGWIDDAYRGNYGDNSLLYFNKYRNAKPGDPLFEKARTGTNAKAGDGYFDLLKADVKADKLPQVSYIAAPEAFCEHPNWPVNYGAWYISQVLDALTSNPEVWAKTALFITYDENDGYFDHVVPPYVPKDANQGKSTVDTTLDYFPGNISYGAGHYGLGQRVPMVVVSPWSTGGYVNSEVFDHTSIIRFMENRFGVKEPNISPWRRAICGDLTSAFDFSGKDTDPADLPDTAAYEPPDHARHPDYFPKPPANPALPKQERGSRPARPLPYAPLVDGAADAAAGKFTLTFSGGDKAGVCFHVRSANRTDGPWTYTTEAGKTIADTWNSAYSKDAYDLSVFGPNGFLRTFKGPGKKAGPEVIARHDKKSGNLKLTLKNAGTADVNLTVTNAYGGTGQTFKVKAGASVDHTVDLRASKRWYDVTVKSDADAGFLRRLAGHVETGSAGVSDPAIATG; translated from the coding sequence ATGCCTGAACTCAATCGGCGCCGCTTCATGCAGCTGGCCGGCGGTACCGCGACGTTCGCCATGCTCAACCAGAGGATCGCCCGCGCCGCGTCCCTGCCCGCCCGGCGCGCCACCGGCACCATCAAGGACGTCGAGCACGTCGTGGTGCTCATGCAGGAGAACAGGTCCTTCGACCACTACTTCGGCACGATGAAGGGCGTACGCGGCTTCGGCGACCCGCGCCCGGTGACCCTGCCCAGCGGCAAGCCGGTCTGGAACCAGAGCGGCGGCGGCAAGGAGGTGCTGCCCTTCCACCCGGACGCCGAGGACCTGGGCATGCAGTTCATCGCGGGCCTCGACCACGACTGGGCGGGCGGCCACAGCGCCTTCGCCGGCGGCGCGTACGACAACTGGATCAATGCCAAGTCCGAGCGGACCATGGCGTACCTGAAGCGGGACGACATCCCCTTCCACTACGCGCTCGCCGACGCGTTCACCGTCTGCGACGACTACCACTGCTCGTTCATGGGGGCCACCGACCCCAACCGCTACTACATGCTCAGCGGCCACGTCGGCAACGACGGCAAGGGCGGCGGTCCCGTCCTCGGCAACCAGGAGGCGGGCTACGACTGGACGACGTACGCCGAGCGCCTGGAGCAGGCGGGCGTCTCCTGGAAGGTCTACCAGGACATCGGCGACGGCCTGGACGCGGCGGGCAAGTGGGGCTGGATCGACGACGCCTACCGCGGCAACTACGGCGACAACTCCCTGCTCTACTTCAACAAGTACCGCAACGCCAAGCCCGGCGACCCGCTCTTCGAGAAGGCCCGCACCGGCACCAACGCCAAGGCGGGCGACGGCTACTTCGACCTCCTCAAGGCCGACGTCAAGGCCGACAAGCTCCCGCAGGTCTCCTACATCGCCGCCCCCGAGGCGTTCTGCGAGCACCCCAACTGGCCGGTGAACTACGGCGCCTGGTACATCTCCCAGGTCCTCGACGCGCTCACCTCCAACCCCGAGGTGTGGGCCAAGACAGCGCTGTTCATCACCTACGACGAGAACGACGGCTACTTCGACCACGTCGTCCCGCCGTACGTCCCGAAGGACGCCAACCAGGGCAAGTCCACGGTCGACACCACCCTGGACTACTTCCCGGGCAACATCTCCTACGGCGCCGGGCACTACGGCCTCGGCCAGCGCGTCCCGATGGTCGTCGTCTCGCCGTGGAGCACCGGCGGCTACGTGAACTCCGAGGTCTTCGACCACACGTCGATCATCCGGTTCATGGAGAACCGCTTCGGCGTCAAGGAGCCCAACATCTCGCCGTGGCGCCGCGCGATCTGCGGCGACCTCACCTCCGCCTTCGACTTCAGCGGCAAGGACACCGACCCGGCGGACCTCCCGGACACCGCGGCCTACGAGCCGCCGGACCACGCGCGCCACCCCGACTACTTCCCCAAGCCGCCCGCCAACCCGGCGCTGCCCAAGCAGGAGCGCGGCTCCCGGCCCGCCCGCCCGCTGCCCTACGCCCCGCTCGTGGACGGCGCCGCGGACGCGGCAGCGGGCAAGTTCACGCTCACCTTCAGCGGTGGCGACAAGGCGGGCGTCTGCTTCCACGTCCGCTCGGCCAACCGGACCGACGGGCCCTGGACGTACACCACGGAGGCGGGCAAGACCATCGCCGACACCTGGAACTCGGCGTACTCCAAGGACGCGTACGACCTCTCCGTCTTCGGCCCGAACGGCTTCCTGCGCACCTTCAAGGGACCCGGCAAGAAGGCGGGCCCCGAGGTCATCGCCCGGCACGACAAGAAGTCCGGCAACCTCAAGCTCACCCTGAAGAACGCGGGCACCGCCGACGTGAACCTCACCGTGACCAACGCCTACGGCGGCACGGGCCAGACGTTCAAGGTCAAGGCGGGGGCCTCCGTGGACCACACCGTCGACCTGCGGGCGAGCAAGCGCTGGTACGACGTCACCGTGAAGTCCGACGCGGACGCGGGCTTCCTGCGGCGGCTCGCGGGCCACGTGGAGACCGGCAGCGCGGGCGTCAGCGACCCGGCGATCGCCACGGGCTGA
- the mgtA gene encoding magnesium-translocating P-type ATPase: protein MNKLIPQVRLAPPGENPNPRTPGGRRERKAAELETRTREVGARLADFSARPARDVLRELGASTRGLRQDQVLARLERHGANAVAHEKAPHWTWQLAKSFWNPFIGVLAVLAAVMFWQDPADPGVLILSAMVLISALLRFSQEFRSTRSAQALKELVTTTCAVRRRWSEQGGTEEVPMEDVVPGDIVLLAAGDLVPADLRLITAKDLMVSQAALSGESLPAAKADTRGHDYGQRATADPVEADNLCLMGTSVTSGTATGVVVATGTDTYFGSMAGALVGDRPQTSFDLGVKRVSFLLIRFMLVMVPVVLAINGFTKGDWNEALLFAISVAVGLTPEMLPMVVSANLARGAVAMSRHKVVVKQLNAIQNLGAMDVLCTDKTGTLTEDRIVLDRYLDVHGHEDAEVLEYAYLNSHFQTGLRNLMDQAVIDRVDEAEEVVVDTRYTMVDEIPFDFARRRMSVVLNRNGLLGDVGRPEHVMVTKGAVEEVLGLCGHMMERGERVELTDQLRAHVTFVSERHNREGLRVLAVATRTMSTPRDTYSVADESELTLVGFLAFLDPPKKDAADALRALAENGVAVKVVTGDNELVAARVCADVGLEAGELITGATVDLVDDVELIRLARTTTVFAKVNPVQKARIVRALKADGHTVGFLGDGINDAAALREADVGVSVDTAVDIAKESADIILLEKDLMVLEQGMLMGRQTFGNTIKYIKMTASSNFGNVFSVLVASAFLPFQPMLAIQLLVQNLCYDISQLSIPWDRMDKEYLRKPRKWDAKDIGRFMIRIGPISSIFDITTFLLMWYVFSANTVGEQTLFHSGWFVEGLLSQTLIVHMIRTQKIPFVQSRASLPVLVMTGSIMLLGLWLPFSPLASALSLQPLPMSYFPWLIGTLLAYCALTQGVKTWYIRRYHSWL from the coding sequence ATGAACAAGCTGATTCCCCAGGTACGCCTGGCACCGCCGGGCGAGAACCCCAACCCCCGCACCCCCGGCGGCCGCCGGGAGCGCAAGGCCGCCGAGCTGGAGACCCGCACCCGCGAAGTCGGCGCGCGGCTCGCCGACTTCAGCGCAAGGCCCGCCCGCGACGTGCTGCGCGAGCTCGGCGCGAGCACCCGCGGACTGCGCCAGGACCAGGTCCTGGCGCGCCTGGAGCGGCACGGCGCCAACGCCGTCGCCCACGAGAAGGCGCCGCACTGGACGTGGCAGCTCGCCAAGTCCTTCTGGAACCCCTTCATCGGCGTCCTCGCCGTCCTGGCCGCCGTCATGTTCTGGCAGGACCCCGCGGACCCCGGCGTCCTCATCCTCTCCGCGATGGTGCTGATCAGCGCCCTGCTGCGGTTCTCGCAGGAGTTCCGCTCCACCAGGTCGGCCCAGGCGCTCAAGGAACTGGTCACCACGACGTGCGCGGTGCGGCGCCGCTGGAGCGAGCAGGGGGGCACCGAAGAGGTGCCCATGGAGGACGTCGTCCCCGGCGACATCGTCCTGCTCGCGGCCGGTGACCTGGTCCCCGCCGATCTGCGGCTGATCACCGCCAAGGACCTGATGGTCAGCCAGGCCGCGCTGTCCGGCGAGTCGCTGCCCGCCGCGAAGGCCGACACGCGGGGCCACGACTACGGCCAGCGGGCGACCGCCGACCCCGTCGAGGCCGACAACCTCTGCCTGATGGGCACCTCGGTCACCTCGGGCACGGCCACCGGCGTGGTCGTCGCCACCGGCACCGACACCTACTTCGGCTCGATGGCGGGCGCCCTGGTCGGCGACCGTCCGCAGACCAGCTTCGACCTGGGCGTGAAGCGCGTCAGCTTCCTGCTCATCCGCTTCATGCTGGTGATGGTCCCGGTCGTGCTCGCCATCAACGGCTTCACCAAGGGCGACTGGAACGAGGCGCTGCTCTTCGCGATCTCCGTGGCGGTCGGCCTGACCCCCGAGATGCTGCCCATGGTGGTCTCCGCCAACCTGGCGCGCGGCGCCGTCGCGATGTCCCGGCACAAGGTGGTCGTCAAGCAGCTCAACGCCATCCAGAACCTGGGCGCGATGGACGTCCTGTGCACGGACAAGACCGGCACGCTCACCGAGGACCGCATCGTCCTCGACCGCTACCTCGACGTGCACGGCCACGAGGACGCCGAGGTCCTGGAGTACGCCTACCTCAACTCGCACTTCCAGACCGGCCTTCGCAACCTCATGGACCAGGCGGTCATCGACCGCGTCGACGAGGCCGAGGAGGTTGTCGTCGACACGCGCTACACGATGGTCGACGAGATCCCCTTCGACTTCGCGCGGCGGCGGATGTCCGTCGTCCTGAACCGCAACGGCCTCCTCGGTGACGTGGGCCGCCCCGAGCACGTCATGGTCACCAAGGGCGCGGTCGAGGAAGTCCTCGGCCTGTGCGGCCACATGATGGAGCGCGGCGAGCGGGTCGAGCTGACCGACCAGCTGCGGGCCCACGTGACCTTCGTGAGCGAGCGGCACAACCGCGAGGGGCTGCGGGTGCTCGCCGTGGCGACCCGCACCATGTCCACTCCTCGCGACACCTACTCGGTGGCGGACGAGTCGGAGCTGACGCTCGTCGGCTTCCTCGCCTTCCTCGACCCGCCGAAGAAGGACGCGGCGGACGCCCTGCGCGCGCTCGCCGAGAACGGCGTCGCCGTCAAGGTCGTCACCGGCGACAACGAACTGGTGGCCGCGCGGGTCTGCGCGGACGTCGGTCTGGAGGCCGGGGAGCTGATCACCGGTGCCACCGTCGACCTGGTCGACGACGTCGAGCTGATCCGGCTCGCCCGTACGACCACGGTGTTCGCCAAGGTCAACCCGGTCCAGAAGGCGCGGATCGTCCGCGCCCTGAAGGCCGACGGACACACCGTCGGGTTCCTCGGGGACGGCATCAACGACGCGGCGGCGCTGCGCGAGGCCGATGTGGGCGTCTCGGTGGACACGGCCGTGGACATCGCCAAGGAGTCCGCGGACATCATCCTCCTGGAGAAGGACCTGATGGTCCTGGAGCAGGGCATGTTGATGGGTCGTCAGACGTTCGGCAACACCATCAAGTACATCAAGATGACCGCGTCGTCGAACTTCGGCAACGTCTTCTCGGTCCTGGTCGCCTCGGCCTTCCTGCCCTTCCAGCCGATGCTCGCCATCCAGCTGCTCGTACAGAACCTCTGCTACGACATCAGCCAACTCTCCATCCCCTGGGACCGGATGGACAAGGAGTACCTGCGCAAGCCGCGGAAGTGGGACGCGAAGGACATCGGCCGGTTCATGATCCGGATCGGTCCGATCAGCTCGATCTTCGACATCACGACGTTCCTGCTGATGTGGTACGTCTTCTCGGCCAACACGGTCGGCGAGCAGACCCTGTTCCACTCCGGCTGGTTCGTCGAGGGCCTCCTCTCACAGACGCTGATCGTGCACATGATCCGTACGCAGAAGATCCCGTTCGTCCAGTCGCGGGCCTCCCTGCCGGTCCTGGTGATGACGGGCTCGATCATGCTGCTCGGCCTGTGGCTGCCGTTCTCCCCGCTGGCGTCCGCACTCTCGCTCCAGCCGCTGCCGATGAGCTACTTCCCGTGGCTGATCGGGACGCTCCTGGCGTACTGCGCGCTGACGCAGGGCGTGAAGACGTGGTACATCCGGCGCTATCACAGCTGGCTGTGA